The Thalassomonas actiniarum genome contains the following window.
TCGGCCTGATGGGTTATGCCGCCCGCGAAGAAAATGTTGCCTTATGCCTGACGGCACTGAAAAGCGCTTTGGCCAAGTAACTTTCTGCCTGGCAAGCATACTGATTGAGGCTCAAATGAGCCTCAATTAAAACCCCCTTAAACCAACTCCATCATCTCGGTTTCTGCCAGCAGTTCTACAGCGATATTCTGCTGCAGCACCTTTTCCTCCCTCTCTATTCCCGGAATAAACAACTGTTTGCCACTTTGCTGCGCCAACTGCTTGCTGTGGTAACGCACGGCACTGATAAAACTGCGCCCGGCAGGCCCAAGGATAGTGGCCTCATTTAATAATAAATACAGCTGGGCCAGACGGCTGGAACTCTGGCCTAAGCGCAGGGGTTTTAACAGCCCCTGTGTTAACTGCTCACCGATTTCGCTCACCGGCAACCAGGCAAAACCAAAACCGTTACTGATCATGTCGATAGAAGTGCGCATATGACTCACGGTCCAGCGCTGCTCCGAACCGAGCCAGCCGTCATTATAGTCGGCATGCTCCCCCGAATCCCTGACCACTATCTGGTGGTGATCTTTCAGGGTTTCAAAAGTCAACGGCTGCCCGCTTTGGTGCAGCACATGATCTTTATGGGCGACGGCAATAAACTCTATCATGCACAGCTGCTCGCTAAAGCCGTAATTGGGCGAAGTGGAAGAGATGCAAATATCTACTTGCCCGCTTTCCAGCAATTCAAGCGAGCCGGTGAGCACGGTTTCCATCAGCTCAATGCGCAACAGGGGAAATTGCGCCGATAAATCCTGGAGAATGTTATAGAGGATTTTCTGGGGAAAAACTTCATCAACGGCAATTTTAAGCTGCCGCTCACTGTCCTGGGTTAAACTCTGCCCTATGGCTTCGAGCTTATGGGCCTCATCCAGCACATGGCTGGCCTGGCGCAGCAATAATTCACCGGCATTGGTTAACCGGGTTTTCCGGCCCACCACTTCAATCAGCTTAACATTCAATGACTTTTCCAGTTTCTGTACCGCATAATGAATGGTGGACTGGCTTTTATTAATGGCATTGCCCGCCTGATAAAAACCATGATTTTCCACTACCGCGCGGAACATACGCCATTGTTCGAGTGTTGTTTTCAGCATACTCACCTAATTTACAAGGATTTCCCTGGTCGTTAAATTTCAGGGAAATAGAATTTCACCGGTATTTTCAGTCGGGTACAAGATGGATAAACAAGAAACGGCAAGGCCTTAGCGGTCAGCTAATAGCAGTGAACTTCCTTGCCGGGAGCCGGGATAACTTTATTCGTTATCCGGCGATCATATCCATATGATTTCCGGGAAGCATAAGCGCTGGATTTTCCAGGCTAAGCCGGATACCGGCTTGATTAATTTTTTAAACTTTTACCGGGTGCCGGCGATGCAGCCCCCGGTATTCGCCATTCATCAACAATAATTTCAAGGTGATAATTTAATTAAAAGGCAATTTTGTCTCGGCCGTGGGGCAGATTAAAGTCCTGCTCCGGTCCTAAAGGCACGACGCCTGTCGGGTTGATCATCAGGTGGCTGGCATAATAATGGGTTTTAATATGCTCAAAATTCACCGTCAGTTCGACACCCGGCCATTGATACAATTCGCGGATATAACCTGTGATGGCAGGATATTCCGACAGTTTTTTCTTGTTGCATTTAAAGTGGCCGTGATAAACCGCATCAAAGCGGATCAAGGTGGTAAACAAGCGCCAGTCGGCCTCGGTCACCCTATCCCCGGTCAGATAACGCTGGCTCGATAAAATGCTTTCCACCCACTCCAGCGCATCTCCGAGCTGGTAGTACGCCGATTCATAAGCCTGTTGAGTGGTAGCAAAACCGGCGCGGTAAACACCGTTATTGATTTCTTCATAAACACGGTCGTTGATTTGGTCAATTTTCTCCTGCAGGGCTTGCGGATAATAATCGTCTTCATTGCCGGTCAGGTGGTTAAAGGCGCTGTTAAACATGCGGATAATATCCGACGATTCATTGCTGACGATAGTGGCGTTCTTCTTATCCCAAAGCACAGGCACAGTTACCCGGCCTTCATAGTCACTGGCGGCTTTTAAATATAACTGGTACATATAGCTGGCATCATAAAGGGGATCATTGAGTTCCCAACCGTTCTCCAGCATCACCGCATCAACCACAGTCACATCGATATAATCTTCCAGTCCTTTGAGCTTCAGAAAAATCAAGGTCCGGTGCGCCCATGGACAGGCCAGGGAAATATATAAATGATAACGGCCTTTTTCTGCCTGGAATCCGCCGCTGCCGGTAGGGCCGGGGGCACCATCTGCGGTCAGCCAATTGCGGAACATGCTGGCGCCGCGCTTGAATTCACCTTCATTGCTCTTGGTGTCGTACCATTTATCAACCCACTTACCTTTGACCAATAACCCCATAATATTTCTCCCCGAATGTAGTTTTTATATAAAATCTTTGCTAATCAATTGCCCAAACGATTGGCTTTCCTTGCCGGAGCATTACAACTCCCGCCCTCAACAAGCCTATTTCCATAAACAGCGGTGAATGGGCAATAACCTAGCCATCAGCCTCACTGCAGCCGACACAAGCCCGGCGAGGCCGTATCAAACAGAATATCGCTAGCAAGGATGTGAAAAGCAGCACCGCCCGGCTATCGCTATTCCTGATTATCTTTTTAGTCAGATCACCATTCTAATGAGCAGGACAAAATGAAAACACCGCAAAAATCTGTTCTAAGTGTTCTGAATATCTGAATAATACTTAATTGCTAATACCTGAGATAAAACCACAATTAATTTGTTGATATTAATGGATTTAAATAACAACAAGCTATTCACGCTCAGCAATAAACCAAGTTAACATAAATAATTGTTAATTAATGTGATTACTATAAAACAGTATTGTTG
Protein-coding sequences here:
- a CDS encoding LysR family transcriptional regulator, encoding MLKTTLEQWRMFRAVVENHGFYQAGNAINKSQSTIHYAVQKLEKSLNVKLIEVVGRKTRLTNAGELLLRQASHVLDEAHKLEAIGQSLTQDSERQLKIAVDEVFPQKILYNILQDLSAQFPLLRIELMETVLTGSLELLESGQVDICISSTSPNYGFSEQLCMIEFIAVAHKDHVLHQSGQPLTFETLKDHHQIVVRDSGEHADYNDGWLGSEQRWTVSHMRTSIDMISNGFGFAWLPVSEIGEQLTQGLLKPLRLGQSSSRLAQLYLLLNEATILGPAGRSFISAVRYHSKQLAQQSGKQLFIPGIEREEKVLQQNIAVELLAETEMMELV
- a CDS encoding glutathione S-transferase family protein, with the protein product MGLLVKGKWVDKWYDTKSNEGEFKRGASMFRNWLTADGAPGPTGSGGFQAEKGRYHLYISLACPWAHRTLIFLKLKGLEDYIDVTVVDAVMLENGWELNDPLYDASYMYQLYLKAASDYEGRVTVPVLWDKKNATIVSNESSDIIRMFNSAFNHLTGNEDDYYPQALQEKIDQINDRVYEEINNGVYRAGFATTQQAYESAYYQLGDALEWVESILSSQRYLTGDRVTEADWRLFTTLIRFDAVYHGHFKCNKKKLSEYPAITGYIRELYQWPGVELTVNFEHIKTHYYASHLMINPTGVVPLGPEQDFNLPHGRDKIAF